The following coding sequences are from one Triticum dicoccoides isolate Atlit2015 ecotype Zavitan chromosome 4A, WEW_v2.0, whole genome shotgun sequence window:
- the LOC119289172 gene encoding L-type lectin-domain containing receptor kinase IX.1-like, whose translation MATAPRRLPLLLLAVVLSSSYVDVAVAQGVAHWFCSTTGDYGVYSRYRLNLLALMADLPARALDNRFYYNGAAGESPDEVFGLVSCYADRNWTECHDCLYTAASGIQQSCPFGRQMKGAYDSCLLRYSNESFVSVADLDFAIYVEDPTYVDDPSSMNSTRCDLLTRLAAEAARSPLRLANGSVTYAACSQSPTAMHGLAQCTRDLNASECSGCLTKFVGELSSVFPNNTYAGIKGYSCYAVYSIGDGEFLRITIPPPSNLPSVCGFFFHLEAPPLAADRTSSRTPLVAGVSDGVVVVFVISSRLLVCFLLRYRRRNRIAREVDTFDDDPMEDDFEKGTGAKQFRYSDLALAISNFSDDKKLGEGGFGSVYKGFLKELKIEVGIKRVSKTSKQGRKEYMSEVKIISRLRHRNIVQLIGWCHGDGELLLVYDLMPHGSLDTHLYCSNATLSWPLRYEIALGLGSALLYLHQDWEQCVLHRDIKPSNIMLDTSFCAKLGDFGLAQLVDHGRGPYTTDLAGTMGYMDPECVVTGRTSIESDVYSFGAVMLEIACGKWPAVARGQEDIIHLVQWVWDSWESRRVRTLEAADAQLSLEFHEREMECVMVVGLWCAHPDRTLRPSIKQAVNVLRFEAPLPSLPVKMPVATFTTTIDSSLVSASQLTAGR comes from the exons ATGGCAACGGCTCCACGGCGCCTTCCCCTGCTTCTCCTCGCCGTTGTCTTGTCCTCCTCTTACGTCGACGTCGCTGTAGCACAGGGAGTGGCACATTGGTTCTGCTCGACCACGGGCGACTACGGAGTGTATAGCCGGTACCGGCTAAATCTTTTGGCCCTCATGGCCGACCTCCCGGCGCGTGCCCTCGACAACCGTTTCTACTACAACGGCGCGGCCGGCGAATCACCGGACGAGGTGTTCGGCCTCGTCTCGTGCTATGCCGACCGCAACTGGACGGAGTGCCACGACTGCCTCTACACCGCGGCCTCCGGGATACAGCAGTCGTGCCCGTTCGGCCGGCAGATGAAGGGTGCCTACGACTCGTGCCTTCTCCGCTACTCCAACGAGTCCTTCGTCTCCGTCGCCGACCTCGACTTCGCCATCTACGTGGAGGACCC GACCTACGTGGACGACCCGTCCAGCATGAACAGCACGAGATGTGATTTGCTCACCCGGTTAGCGGCGGAGGCCGCGCGTTCGCCGCTGCGGCTAGCGAACGGGAGCGTGACGTACGCGGCCTGCTCGCAGTCGCCGACGGCCATGCACGGTCTGGCGCAGTGCACGAGGGACCTGAACGCAAGCGAGTGCAGCGGGTGCCTTACCAAGTTCGTGGGAGAGCTCTCCAGTGTGTTCCCAAACAACACCTATGCTGGCATCAAGGGCTACAGCTGCTACGCCGTATACAGCATCGGTGACGGCGAGTTTCTCCGTATCACCATTCCACCGCCGTCCAATCTCCCATCAG TATGTGGTTTTTTTTTTCATTTAGAAGCTCCGCCACTTGCCGCCGACAGGACTAGCAGCAGGACGCCGCTGGTGGCCGGCGTGTCTGACGGTGTCGTCGTTGTATTTGTCATCTCATCGCGTCTGTTGGTTTGTTTCCTTTTGCGCTATCGGAGGCGGAATCGGATTGCGAGAGAAGTAGATACTTTTGACGATGATCCCATGGAAGATGACTTCGAGAAAGGCACAGGTGCCAAGCAGTTTCGGTATAGTGATCTTGCCCTCGCCATCAGCAACTTCTCCGACGACAAGAAGCTAGGTGAAGGTGGTTTCGGTTCGGTGTATAAAGGATTCTTGAAGGAGCTTAAAATTGAGGTGGGTATAAAAAGAGTGTCCAAGACCTCCAAGCAGGGGAGGAAGGAGTACATGTCAGAGGTGAAGATCATAAGTCGGTTGAGACATCGAAACATCGTACAGCTTATTGGCTGGTGCCATGGTGACGGCGAGCTCTTGCTTGTATACGATCTTATGCCCCATGGCAGCCTAGATACTCACCTTTACTGTTCAAACGCCACATTATCGTGGCCACTCAG GTATGAGATTGCATTGGGGCTTGGGTCGGCACTTCTCTACCTGCATCAAGACTGGGAGCAATGTGTTTTGCACCGTGACATCAAGCCAAGCAACATCATGTTAGACACGTCCTTTTGTGCCAAACTTGGTGATTTCGGGCTTGCCCAGCTTGTCGACCATGGCCGAGGACCATACACAACAGATCTTGCAGGAACTATGGGCTACATGGATCCTGAATGCGTGGTCACCGGAAGGACCAGCATCGAGTCTGATGTCTACAGCTTTGGCGCCGTCATGCTCGAGATAGCCTGCGGCAAGTGGCCTGCGGTTGCTCGGGGGCAAGAGGACATCATTCATCTGGTGCAATGGGTTTGGGATTCATGGGAAAGTAGaagggt AAGGACCCTTGAAGCGGCCGATGCACAGCTCAGCCTGGAGTTTCACGAACGGGAGATGGAGTGCGTGATGGTTGTCGGGCTCTGGTGCGCGCACCCTGACAGGACCCTGAGGCCGTCCATCAAGCAAGCGGTCAACGTGCTACGATTTGAGGCGCCTCTGCCAAGCCTTCCAGTGAAGATGCCCGTCGCGACATTCACGACGACAATTGATTCTTCATTAGTTTCTGCATCTCAGCTTACAGCCGGCAGATGA